GCCATAGCTAAGGGACCACGCTGCGAGAAATAATACTTGCCGAACATCCACTTCAACTTGCGCTCCGCGATCGCGGGCGGATACACGCAATAGCGATGCTTGAGTTCTTCAGCAGTACTTGAACGACCGTAGAGAGTTTGTGAAGTCGCAATAACCCACATCATCTCATCTGGACACGTCTCCAACCACGCCCGCAGGTCACTTTCATCATAGAATGACCAGTGTGCTTCAAAATCACCACGATCAACGAAGAGTTGCCAACTTTGCTCATAAGTTTCCCGATCTTCATTGGAAAGGTGGCACTTATCGCCAATGATACACAGGTCAAGATCCGACCATTCATCAGTGAAACCAGCGGCACGACTCCCAATCAACATAAGGACGGCACGTTCACCCATTTGTTGGCAAAAATCTGTAGCTCGATCAACGAACTGTTGATCTTCTGGACTGAAACAGATGTCTTCGTTCATTCACACACCTCCCAGATCTGTTGATCAATTGAACTGTCAACTTAATTCACCATAAATTGAACGCTACTTAAATGGATACACCCACCGGTGATATTGACCAAAATTGGTGGCAGAGGTTAATAAGTCGGGCGCGAGCGTGTGTTTAAAACTGTCTGGAATAAATATACCTGTGTTTAATCGACTCTTATGAAAAATAGAATTTCGAGCCGTCCGGATTACATCGTGCTGTTCCTTCAGGGATAATTGAGACTCAAAGAATCCGTCAATCCACAATCCACGGTAGAGTAATGTATTGACAGGTATAAGACGAACAGTCTCTGGTACATCAGTGGCAGACTCACAAACCAGAGGGTCCCAAATAAAGAGGCTACGCACTTGAGCGTCCGTTGTAAAACCCACTTTGGAAAATGCACGTTGGCTTGCATAGTTATCAGTACGGATTGATGCCTTAGCCCAATGTACTCCGAGATTGGAGCCGGACATTAACGCCTCCTCAATGAGAGAAGTTCCCATACCCTTCCCTTGACTCTTCGGATGAACAACAATCAGATCTATTTCCCATTGAGGGGTCGCACTGGACACCAGAAACGCGGAAAGAAAACCTGACACTTCGCCCGCCTCAACCGCAACAAAGACTTGATGATCAGGGGACGAAATGTGATCCGCGAACACATTGAAGAGAAGGGATTCACCCCATGTCTCCTGTAATATTCGGTGGATTGCGTGGGCATCATCTGGGCACGCCAATCTGATATCTGACATTATTTTGATGAATATGGTCCTGTTAATTGCTTAGGTCAATCGGATGGCTATGCCTGAACTGATCTTACCCGAGCTGGACGAATGCGATGGAGTACCCGCGTCGTGCTTTTAAAACCTGACGCTTATCTCCCAACTTTTTTGAGCAGCCCCCAAGTTGTCGCAGCCTTATCCAACGGCGATACACTCAAAACCTGCTCCATATCTTGCTGAATCTCATCTTCCGTCAGAACACGGTTATAGATGACAAATTCATCAAGCTTCCCCCCATAGGGCCACGGACCATCCAAGCGATTGCCGAACCAGTGATCGCTTTGAGAAACAGGAATTTCGCCTTGGACTTTATAGGTATTATCAAGTTTGCCGTTGATATAGAGCCGAAGTTCCTTATCAAACTCGTACACTGCGGCAACGTGCGACCACTTATCGGTCGGAATCTCGTTCTTTGCGCTGTTCCATGTCCGCCCGCCAGCACCGGGGCAGCCCATCCACACGGAGGGTCTACCTTGATGGATACTGAGATAATACGTGTGAGGTCCCGCCTGCCCTCGAACATTGCGATAATCGCCGACACTCTTTGGATGAACCCATACCTCCATCGTCAAATTCTTGGTAATCGCCAGACTATCGGACGCTGGAGCGGCGACGACCCCCTTCTGAATCTGTTCATCAAAAAACACGCCCGAATTGATCTTTCCGTTCTTCTCCCATTTGGCATTGGCTTCGAGCGTGCCGTGATTCCCCTTGCCGCTCAGGTCTTCGACCTCTTTTCCCTTTCCTTCATCGAACGAAAAATAAAGTACCATTGCGTCGTCCTTAATCGCTTCGCTCACAAAAGGAAATATGAGAATGAATGCCGCGCTTAGAATATAGGAAACTATTCGGCTCATTTTGAACCTCCACATTTACGAAGAATAAAAGAATTGAATATCCTACCCTCATGAGGCTCTAATCTTCGGTAGTACTCCAACCTAAAGAAGCGTTGTAAAACTTCAAGAAGTGCCTCTGTCTTCCAGAAAGAAAAGAACCGCTTCGGCTCATACTGATCGTGTTCCCAGATGCCCTCAAAGTTTTTGTCTCCCCATAAGCCGAGATACATTAATCCACTGTCATTGAGTCGCCTTGAGATTAGATGCAAAATCTGATCAATATCCTGCTTGGGTATATGTAAGAGACAATTCATGGTATAGACCGCATCAAAGTGCTTGTTAATTTGGTCGAGATCGTAGCAATCTAAGACGTGCGCAGTGATACCCTTTTCGGCAGTGAGTTTCACCATCGTTGGTGTATTATCGACCGCCAAAACTCGGAATCCTTGGTTTTGAAAAAACTGGGCATCCTGACCGGGACCACACCCAATTTCAAGGAGTGTCTCTCGTTCCTCAGCCTTCAAAAATTTGAGAAACTCCGACCGCTCCTGGACCTTGAATTCATCAGGAGAGTGAGATGCCCTTTCATGCGCGTACTTTTCATAAGAGCTAACAAGTGCGTCAGTGAATTGCATTATGTCAGTCAATGCTCCTATCGATACTTCAACGACCAATAGGCAGGCAAGCATTAATATTCATTTTATAGATTTTCCGCCGCGCGACACAAGGAGTAGGTGGCTCTATACGCCGTACATTTGAGAGTTCCCAACAGATATAGTCACCGATCCACTCTACTCCTTGCGATTTCGCTTCTTCAGGTGTCCACTCGTGAACACCCGTAATGTCAACGATTGCGCGTGCCAGCCCATTTGGGTCTTCCTGCCCTTCCTCGGTCAGGTAAACCTCATTCTCAACAAGCACGAGATCAAGAAATGGGACCTCTGGTGGCAGCCAACGTCGTATTTCGACCACCTTCTCGCCCGCAACAATACGCTGCACGGATGGTGAGACTATGGACAGTGCATCAACTATCAAAGTTGACTTACTCCCAAGCGTCGTCTGGGGGGTAAATGTTGGAACTTCCGCCGCCTGCGCCCTTAAAATCGCTCTCAGCGAACCAGTCTTTGACGGTATCCCGCCACTTGATGAAGTGTGGTGCTTTCAGATGCTCTTGGAACGCTGCCTCGTCTACATAGACTTCGTAGAGCCAGATCCGATTTGGATCGGCACCGTCTTGAATTATATCAAATCTCAGACAGCCGGGTTCATCCGCGACAGAGCCTTTCGCGTCATCTATCATGGCTTCAATGAAAGCATCTCTGTGTCCTTCCTTAATCTGAATTGGGGCAATAATAACAAACATAATCTTTCTCCTTTTTTAAAACATTAGGGATTGACTTCCCTTTTAACATTGCAGCCTATCATATCGTGGGACCGTTGTCAAATTCAAAGTTGAAGTGGGTGTGTAAAGTTTTTGACCGCGGTTCGTAAGCGTGGCATGTGCCAGAAAAAGAGAGTTGCGAGTTCAGTTGGATTCAGCGGTACAGCATCTAACGCGTTTTGGAGGATACAATCCTCGCC
This DNA window, taken from Candidatus Poribacteria bacterium, encodes the following:
- a CDS encoding nucleotidyltransferase domain-containing protein; translated protein: MNEDICFSPEDQQFVDRATDFCQQMGERAVLMLIGSRAAGFTDEWSDLDLCIIGDKCHLSNEDRETYEQSWQLFVDRGDFEAHWSFYDESDLRAWLETCPDEMMWVIATSQTLYGRSSTAEELKHRYCVYPPAIAERKLKWMFGKYYFSQRGPLAMA
- a CDS encoding GNAT family N-acetyltransferase, yielding MSDIRLACPDDAHAIHRILQETWGESLLFNVFADHISSPDHQVFVAVEAGEVSGFLSAFLVSSATPQWEIDLIVVHPKSQGKGMGTSLIEEALMSGSNLGVHWAKASIRTDNYASQRAFSKVGFTTDAQVRSLFIWDPLVCESATDVPETVRLIPVNTLLYRGLWIDGFFESQLSLKEQHDVIRTARNSIFHKSRLNTGIFIPDSFKHTLAPDLLTSATNFGQYHRWVYPFK
- a CDS encoding LamG domain-containing protein, which encodes MSRIVSYILSAAFILIFPFVSEAIKDDAMVLYFSFDEGKGKEVEDLSGKGNHGTLEANAKWEKNGKINSGVFFDEQIQKGVVAAPASDSLAITKNLTMEVWVHPKSVGDYRNVRGQAGPHTYYLSIHQGRPSVWMGCPGAGGRTWNSAKNEIPTDKWSHVAAVYEFDKELRLYINGKLDNTYKVQGEIPVSQSDHWFGNRLDGPWPYGGKLDEFVIYNRVLTEDEIQQDMEQVLSVSPLDKAATTWGLLKKVGR
- a CDS encoding class I SAM-dependent methyltransferase, with translation MQFTDALVSSYEKYAHERASHSPDEFKVQERSEFLKFLKAEERETLLEIGCGPGQDAQFFQNQGFRVLAVDNTPTMVKLTAEKGITAHVLDCYDLDQINKHFDAVYTMNCLLHIPKQDIDQILHLISRRLNDSGLMYLGLWGDKNFEGIWEHDQYEPKRFFSFWKTEALLEVLQRFFRLEYYRRLEPHEGRIFNSFILRKCGGSK
- a CDS encoding ASCH domain-containing protein, whose translation is MIVDALSIVSPSVQRIVAGEKVVEIRRWLPPEVPFLDLVLVENEVYLTEEGQEDPNGLARAIVDITGVHEWTPEEAKSQGVEWIGDYICWELSNVRRIEPPTPCVARRKIYKMNINACLPIGR
- a CDS encoding putative quinol monooxygenase, whose product is MFVIIAPIQIKEGHRDAFIEAMIDDAKGSVADEPGCLRFDIIQDGADPNRIWLYEVYVDEAAFQEHLKAPHFIKWRDTVKDWFAESDFKGAGGGSSNIYPPDDAWE